A segment of the Oncorhynchus tshawytscha isolate Ot180627B linkage group LG19, Otsh_v2.0, whole genome shotgun sequence genome:
AGATCCTGTCCAAGCTCCTCCCCAAGCTAAAGAAACACCTGGTGAGAAACGCATTTCCCTAGCGTTTGTCACTAAATTCAACTCTTTTCAGAAAGGCGGTACTTATTCTGTGTTAGATATCCTTTTTCTCTGGAAAGCCAGGGCTGTAAGTATACTAAAATAATTACTCTGTTTCACTCTTCTATTGCCTGTAGGACAGAGAGCAGATGTCCAATGGAATATACACCACTAAATGGTTCCTGCAGTGCTTCATAGATAGGGTGAGAGTCATACATTTGAACCCCCCTATTGTAAATTTAACCACCTGATGTCCAATGACCCGAAATACTATATCCAAACATATTTTAATGGTTATTTACAAGAGTTTCAAAATGTCTCCTCTGACGTGTGTCTCTGCGACAGACCCCGTTCACCCTGACCCTGCGCTTGTGGGACATCTACatcctagagggagagaggatactCACAGCCATGGCCTACACCACCCTCAAAATACACAAGAGTGAGTATGACATCATCAGGGAAGGATAGAATCGACACACTGGAGGTCATATTACATTTTGTCATATGTCATGTGTTGAGGTGTTcatactacagtgccttcagaaagttttcataccccttgacttagaGTGCATtcaaagttttcagaccccttcacttttgccacattttgttacgtacaGCCtttttctgaaattgattaaattgttttttcctctcgtcaatcgacacacaataccccataatgacaaagcaaaaacaggtttttagaaatgtttgcaggaatatcacattaacataagtattcagacccttatctcagtattttgttgaagcacttttggcagcgattacagcctgaaGTCTTgaatatgacgctacaagcttggcacatctgtatttggggagtttcaagaatgctgagttgcatccaaagaacaccatacctactgtgaagcatgggggtggaaacatcatgctttggggctgtttgtctgcaaagggaccaggacaactgatccgtgtaaaggaaagaatgaatggggccatgtatcgtgtgattttgagtgaaaacctatcagcaagagcattgaagatgaaacgtggctgggtctttcagcatgacaatgatcccaaacacaccacccgggcaacgaaggagtggcttcgtaagaagcatttcaaggtcctggagtggcctagccagtctccagatctcaaccccatagaaaatctttggagggagttgaaagtctgtgttgcccagcaacagccccaaaacatcactgctctagaggagatctgcatggaggaatgggccaaaataccagcaacagtgtgtgaaaaccttgtgaagacttacagaaaacctttgacctctgtcattgtcaacacagggtatataacaaagtattgagataaacttttgttattgaccaaatacttattttccaccataaatttgcaaataaattcattaaaaatcctacaatgtgattttctggatttgttttctaattttgtctgtcatagttgaagtgtacctatgatgaaaattgtaggcctctctcatctttttaagtgggagaacaattggtggctgactgaatacttttttgccccactgtatgtctcgtgtctgagccgttgaattgcgactccatttTGTGTCTGTACTCACGTTTTGCCTGTTtaccttacggagggaataactacacagttttatattcaaccatattcccagtcaccttgccatggttaaatgcggtggttcacgTTTTCAGTTTTGCGAGGAAGCTGCCATCTGTCCACGGTTTGGGTAGGTTTCAATAGTtacagtgggaacaacattcgctatacacttcctgatgaactcagtcaccgtgtcagtgtatacatcaatgttattctgAGGCTACCCAGGAAtttatcccagtccatgtgatcaaaacaatcttgaagcatggtttcgtttggtcagaccagcgttgaataaaCCTTCGCACAGatacttcctgttttagtttctgcctataggaagggatgagcaaaatggagtcatgatctgatttgccgaagggagggcggggtaaggccttgtaggcatcccggaagttggagtagcagtggtcgagtgatTTAGCAGTGCGAgcactacagtcaatgtgttgttaGAGCTTcagtagcgttttcctcaaatttgctttgttaaaatccccagctacaataaatgctgcctcagaatatgtggtttccagtttgcacaaagtccagtgtagttccttgagggccgttgtgGTATCGGCTGGAGGGGGAATAtgcacggctgtgactataaccgaagagaattctcttgggaggtaatatggtcggcatttgaggtattctaggtcaggtgaacaaaaggacttgagtttctgtacgtTGTTACAATCACACGATGAGaagttaatcatgaagcatacacccccaccTTCTTCCCCGgggagttctttattcctgtctgtgcgatatcctgagaacccagctggctgtgtGGACacggacagtatatcccgagagagccatgtttccgtcaAACGAGAGTATGTTACAGTACCTGATGTCTCTATGGAaagagatcctcgccctgagctcatctactttattgtccagagactggacattagcaagtaatatactctgaagcggtggatggtgtgcacgcctcctgagtcggactagaagtccactccaaatacctcttctccaccggcggtgtcttggagcagcctctgggataagttcagttgccctggggggtacgaacaaaggatccaatttgggAATGTTGTATTCCTTGTGAGTTGCcgctgctctgatatccaaaagttattttgggctgtatgtaataacacaaactTTCTGggctaatgtaagaaataacacacaactAGAACCAGGAACGAGAaccagagctgccatgtctgtcggcgccatctatAGGGTATTTCCACGTGAATGACATCTGTACACATGTTGCCTCAGTTGGTTGGCTGCTTCGCTTACATAATGCAGATGGTCACTGGTTACtgtggagaagagaggaatgcCGTCTTTTCATTGGATGTAGTGTGATTGTTGAGTAATTCAGCTGATTGTCGGATTGGTTTCATCACACGTCACTTGATGTTTGCTGTTGTTTGATTATTTATGATTGGCTActattttattatttaacctGTAAGGGGATTGATTAGCTAGTTGAATGTTTCAGATCAAATACTGAAAGACTTCCGGGCAAGCAGAAGAGGTGTATCAGTGACAACAAAGTTGTACTCTTTCAGTGGTTTTCTATCAGAAATGATCATATCAACATGGCAGTGTCACACTCAACGTAGCTGCCATTGTTATCTGAGTCAGAATGTCGATTGATTTGGTCTGCATATTAATTAGTAAAAACAATCCTAATTTGCGCTCTCCTGTGTCCATCCTGTGTCTGTTTAATCAGAGCGCTTGCTGAAGCTTCCTCTGGAGGACCTGAGGGAGTTCCTCCAGGAGCACCTGTCCAGCTCATTCTTCCTACCCGACGACGTGGTGGTGGAGCAGCTGCAGGCGTCCATGGCCGAGCTCCGTAAGATGAAGCTGGACCTCCCACCATCAGGTGGGGCTTTCTGCCTAGTCTATCAGtccccagacagacaggtggTCGGTTGGTCAATCAGTCAGTtaatctgtcagtcagtcaattGCCTAAAGCTAACTTTCACACTGGGATAGTGGCCCTTTTCAATTACTTCAGAAATGCATCCCCTCTTTGTCATTTCCTTGGGATAAGCACAGATCTATAAGTGATTGGATAGATGAGAACAAGGTTACCACCCTTTATACTTTCACCAATCCAACATATTCAAGGATGCATTTCTTagttgcactatgcagaaatcgctccaccatttcctggttgctatcAGTTTTCTAAAATAAGCTAGTATAGTGTGTAGAGAGTCATAGTACCATCaaaaccactgtgaaatacatttttcatatccaaaaatattgttgtttctgctgtttgaagctggtgtacagaaccgaaagtaaaagatcaAAAAACAAAAGCTAAGAATGGGTTACCTTGAAATAGCGCACACAGAACAGATCAGGTcatccaaaaagttacatattgccacTAAGTATTTGAACATGGTCAGTGTTTAAAACATAAAAAGCCAAGTGAACTACAACCATGTGTTAATATTATAATAGTTATTCTGTTTTTAATTGCTATGTTATCTTCCCCTACTGTAGCCAAGTCAGAGGAGCTGCCTAAGAAGCCCCTCGGTGAGGAGCGGCCTGTTCTCCTGATGCCCTTCCAGCGTGATCTAGCCCTCCCTCTGGACCAGCCCAAGACAAGTCTCCAGCCCCCGCTCCAGCCCCACATGGAGGCCCACAGGCCGGACACCATCACCCTTGACCGCTCCTTCTGTCCCGGGGACACCCAGGACACCAGCAGCATCCCTGGGGCCCACGACCCCCTGCGCCCCATGCCCTCTCAGGAACCAGTAGTAGTCCACAATCAGGCTCTGATGCCAGAAGGGCCTAAAATGTGTCCAGTCACCCCACCCAAGCCTCCGCCGAAGCCACATAAGGTTTGTTCCACTCCCGGGGTGCGGGGTGTCAGGGATAGGGTGGAGGAGTGTCCGAGTGACCATGTCTCAgaggtggagaaaggaggagaaaggacTCTGTCTGAGGGTAGGGGTGGTAGAGTGGGGATGGAGGCCCGATCTGCAGGTCCAGAGACCCAGGAAGAGCCCGGTTACTGGCCTCCGCCCTACGAGCCCCCTGTTGGGGATGTTTCCATCACACAGTCTGGATCAGGGTCCAAGACACTGGAGTTCCCGGATCTACCCCCTCCACCCTTTTACTCTATGGAAGAGAGCGCCCACACACCCCTGGGCCCCGAACCTCTATGCTTGCGAGACGGGACCAAGGTAGGGCTGAAGTCGGACTCTGTGCCCCCCTGCTCGGCTCTTTCACTAGGGGTAGAACCCCTACCGAAGCCTAAGagtccgcgtccacctccacccACGTCCCTGGACCTCATCCTGGAGGAATCCCCGTCCTCGCGGCCCTCTTTTTCCCTCGCCTTTGCCAAGCCGCCCCCCCGAATCACCTTCAAGCCCACTATGTTCCCCGTGTCACTCTGCGTGCCCCAGACGGCAGGAGACCGCCGGCCCTCAAACACCTCCCAGTACGACAACCTCTCTGAGGCTGACGGCGAGGACTGCTTCATGGACCGGCTGCTGGAGGTGGCCACTACCCTGCCGCAGAGCCCCTTGCCAGGCACCAGCCCTCAGGAAACACTGGGGATGTTCGGCCTACCACCACCGCCGCGCATACCTGAGCTAGATGATgacctctcatcctcctctcttttccatcCCCTACCGCCGCCTCCTCCAGTGTTCCTCCTTTCCCTGCCCGacacctcctctcccacccttatctctgcctctccctccccctctcctcttcctaccaCCTTCTCagcccttccctctcttccacaGGAGCCGGACTATGAAGGACAGGAGGAGAGCTGGGTGGTAGACTCCATCGTCATCCCTCCGCCGCCGCCCTGCTTCGCCGATAGACTGGCTCCTTTCCAGTGTAGCCCTCCTCCTAACCACCACACTGGGCTCCACAGCCTAatggacacacacagagccacCACTGCCGACCAGAGCCAAAGCTCAAACCAGAACCAGGTCTCCTCCCAGTTACAAAAACTGCCCACGGCCCACAGGCCCctccctgccctgcctgccttcaCGGCCTAGATGCTGCTTCCGGGGCCCTCATCTGGACAGTCGGCAGGAGAGGTCACCTCAGTACGATCCAACCCAGACTTTTATAGAATGCATGCTGGAAGCCACCAGCTGCCCAAATCGGTCACCTTTTAGGGTTTCTATAGTTTGAAAGAGTTTGAAAGGTAAAGAATTTGAGACACGTGGCTGTGTGGGAACGAGACAATGGACTGAAGAGACTGCTGCAATTACCTACTGTGCTCATCTAACATACAAAGCCATTttgtaggagggagagggaaaaaccCTTAGTGTGGTCAGTTGCTGTTGTTGGAGAGAGCAAATCACTTTTTTCATAGTTATGTATAGATATTTTGTGGTGTTTGCACCTTTTTATGAAGGGCAACAAGTAGTTTTCTAAATGTTCACCTAAATTTGAAACCGTAGTCTTGCCTCACATTTTGGAGGTAGTTttaaggtgtgtgtgcatgtgtctggcAATATGACCAGTTGGTCTTTTCATCATGTAGGAATCTGTTTCTTTCAGTTAATTTTTCCTGTAACAGCAGTGTCTTAAGCATTGAGCAGTTTAACATCCAATGAAAACAGGAATTTCTGTTCAAGAACTTAACTCAAAGGCTTTCCAAGTTGGCATACAGTCATTGTGAAGCACCAAAGGCCTATATCCCATACCAGTACTTAATTTATTTGAGCAGGCTCACAGAACTCAATCAAATATAGTTAGACCATATGGTTATTGAACTTATTTGAATTTGCTTATACACTGCTTAAAAACATTATTTGTAAACTATTTAAATAACATTTATATAGCCTGTTATTCATGATTTTGTAATGATGAATAGTTGGCAGTTTATACTTAAACGTATGTTACATACTGAACGTGGGGAAATTACATATGATGATTTACACGCCATTTGTTGGTTACCAATCTATTTAAAGATTTTGTATAAGCAAAATGTTTAAGCAGACCTTCAAATTAGGTGCTCTCACTATTTAACTCTCTCTCGTTGATAGAGCCATGGTGCAATAGTCACTACTGTACATACTGACGCATGTTTCATTGAGCATCAAGGACTTATAGTCGAGTCCTTTTTCTTTTATGTTAGAAGCAGTACTGTGTTGGTTTGGATTTTGCTGGTTTTCTTTGTTTCATCTTGTGGATGTCGTTTCCATTTTCGAAggcattttattgtgttactattattCCAATTTGTTTTGATAcctttctgtgacatcacagcaatAACGTACTGTACATATTTTATGGAGAAGGGTtatgcacagtaccagtcaaaagttaggacgcACCAACTctttcaagtgtttttctttatttgtacttttttctacattgtagaataatagtgaagacatcaaatctatgaaataacacatggtatCATTtaataaccaaaaaaaagtgttaaacaaatcatttaGATTCTTaagagtagccaccctttgccttgatgacagctttgcatactctttgCATATTTCCCACTTTCATgggaaatgcttttccaacagtcttgaaggatttcccacatatgcttagcactagttggctgcttttctttcactctgcggtccaactcatcccaacccatctcaattgggttgaggtcgggtgattgtggaggccaggtcatctgatgcagcactccatcactctccttcttggtcaaatagcccttaggtgtaggtgtgttttgggtcattgtcctgttgaaaatcaaatgatagtcccactaagcgcaaaccagatgggatggcgtatcgctgcagaatgctgtggtagccatgctggttaagagtgccttgaattctaaataaatctgtGTCACCATCACACCACACTCCTTCATGCtgcaaggtgggaaccacacatgcagtccaaaaatctcaaatctggactcatcagaccaaaggacagatttccaccggtctaatgtccattgctcgggtttcttggcccaagcaagtctcttcttcttattggtgtcctttagtagtgtttcctgtgcagcaattcaaccatgaagccctgattcatacagtctccaagaaacagacacatctcaacataaactgttcagagaacgctgaagcatttatttgggctgcaatttctgaggctggtaactctaatgaacgtatcctctgcagcagaggtaactctgggtcttcctttcctgtggcagaaaggaagacccagagttaccaaaAACCCAGAGCcccaaaacccttgaatgagtaggtgtgtccaaacttttgactggtactatatttaCAAAGAAGACAGAAGTGTTGTGGGTGAAGCAGAGCCATGTTCAGTAGGCAAACGGTTCAGAAAGTTGCAGATAGGAATGTCTTGAATACAGCTGACGTGATTAGTTATTCTACATGACATATTTGCTCTACATAACATATTGCTACCTGAACATTGTGTGATGTTGTATCCTGCTGAATGTGCAACATGTTTACTTCATAAACAAACCATTTAACACAAAAACAAATGGGAACACAAGATGGTGTTATTAGGGAATCCAATAATTCTTTAGCCTACCCAATACCATTTATGAAAGACTGGTTT
Coding sequences within it:
- the si:dkeyp-19e1.3 gene encoding uncharacterized protein si:dkeyp-19e1.3, giving the protein MKKDIETLIAEERADIISKYDKGRQEGVHIDPWEDNDYSIYKVTDRHGFLHEEELPTPSAIEEKQKHHEIERVEKWLKMVKKWDKYRNSDKMVKRVYKGIPLQLRGQAWALLLDIEKVKQENSGKYETMKEQARSFSTEIKQIDLDVNRTFRNNIMFMERFGVKQQALFHVLAAYSVYNTEVSYCQGMSQIAAILLMYLNEEDAFWALSQLLTNNNHTMHGFFIPGFPKLQRYQAHHEQILSKLLPKLKKHLDREQMSNGIYTTKWFLQCFIDRTPFTLTLRLWDIYILEGERILTAMAYTTLKIHKKRLLKLPLEDLREFLQEHLSSSFFLPDDVVVEQLQASMAELRKMKLDLPPSAKSEELPKKPLGEERPVLLMPFQRDLALPLDQPKTSLQPPLQPHMEAHRPDTITLDRSFCPGDTQDTSSIPGAHDPLRPMPSQEPVVVHNQALMPEGPKMCPVTPPKPPPKPHKVCSTPGVRGVRDRVEECPSDHVSEVEKGGERTLSEGRGGRVGMEARSAGPETQEEPGYWPPPYEPPVGDVSITQSGSGSKTLEFPDLPPPPFYSMEESAHTPLGPEPLCLRDGTKVGLKSDSVPPCSALSLGVEPLPKPKSPRPPPPTSLDLILEESPSSRPSFSLAFAKPPPRITFKPTMFPVSLCVPQTAGDRRPSNTSQYDNLSEADGEDCFMDRLLEVATTLPQSPLPGTSPQETLGMFGLPPPPRIPELDDDLSSSSLFHPLPPPPPVFLLSLPDTSSPTLISASPSPSPLPTTFSALPSLPQEPDYEGQEESWVVDSIVIPPPPPCFADRLAPFQCSPPPNHHTGLHSLMDTHRATTADQSQSSNQNQVSSQLQKLPTAHRPLPALPAFTA